The Manduca sexta isolate Smith_Timp_Sample1 chromosome 15, JHU_Msex_v1.0, whole genome shotgun sequence genome includes the window tatcatttatgtataaaaactaataattccGCCATTACAATTGAATTATACCTAATCTTAAGATCATAGTTTAATTAGATGGCgaaaataattgcaaaataagATGTCTGAAGGTGAATCAACTTGGTTTTAAAAACTTACTGCTCATAAAAACCATTCAATTCACCACCAATTTTGAGCAAAAGTGTACCGTCCGGATCTTTATCAAACATAGATTCTATCAACTCTGGTCCGCTGAGGTACTCCACAAAGGACAGCGCGTAGAACTCTACTCTAGCTTCGTATTCTTCTTTAGCTATTCTTTCCTTTTCTGTTTTCTCATCAGCCTCATCTAATTTGCGGAGCATAAGTCTAAAAAATGATCGTGTCCAGTGATTATTTGCATCATTGGAATTGGGTgattaattgatatatttttcattaaaaatggtAATAGAATATGCATGATGCAGGATTATAGTTCAAACATTACATCGGTACACCATACCTGAATAAGCCACGTCCATTTTCCCTCTCTTCTTCGCTAACAGTTTTATAATCTAGGTACGTGACTCGAGTGAGTGATGCTTTGAGGAAATGGTAAGTCATCGGGTCGTCGCAACACGGATTTCCTTTAAAACTCACTGATCGCAACTTTCGGAATTTACGTAGGTATATCATCTGCatggaataaattaattgaattacgGTCAACCCCAAATGTATAGTCATGTGTCGCTTTTAAttcagggggggggggggggggcaaatATCAAATTTTCATccaaaacgttttttttttatataggtaatattaattattaaacatgtaggtacctactaaaCTATGAATTTGTTGTAAATCGTATTAAAGGTGACAGGAAGTCGtactttattaatgaaaaattttataattcatatatttgGTGTTTATTCGCGTATACCTTCATATGAGAATCACTCTACCTATACAATATTACAGGATAGGCAATGCGAACAAAAGAATAAGATAATACATCCAAGAAATTAATGCTGCGTAGTAGGTATAAGAGATAcctacttttaattaaaacgctttttaaatatcagtccataaattatttttctggaTATCATTTGAAATTACTGTTCGAAATGGCACGAAAGCCATCAAGTAGCAAACAAGCGGAAATTCTGAGCTGCCAACTAGTGCGTAAAGGCTCGCGGACGGCGCGCTCTGAAGTCTGAAGGACGTTCTGTAGAATCGTTTACGCCAGGCCCGTAACCAGGCAAATCATTTGGATCGATTACCCAAAAAATTCTCGTATCTCGAATTTTTTGGATAGATACTTACTGAAAGGTTTGAAGATATAAAGGGAAGGAATTGATGATTGTTCATGTACTTGAGTAAGTCACGAAGGTGGATCATTTATGGAATTAATCTACTTATGTCACAATTTTTAATGTAgctaatattatgttgataccTAGGTGTTGTGACACCTAATATTGTATGATATGTACTtagttagtaattaatattctctacttaaaattaaaatagtttattcattacagtaattataACATCCCATTTCCTGCCCACAATGAATTTTCAATTCTGGACCTGTCCTCTAAGCGATTGCAAGATCTTGCCGTAGGTACCTCTAGTGCTATTACATCATCACATTATCTTCGTTAGAaagaaattctatttttatagcaaaaaatgaGGAAACAAGTAGGTcaactgatggtaaatggaaaaGTCATCCACAATAGAGATGTCATTACTACTTTATCcatgaaattaatgaagatgAGAGAGGTATTGgctaagtattaaatattaacgaaGGGTCGAAATGTATGATGATTCCACTTATACAACCTGCTGAAGATACCTAATTTTTGTAACCTAGGTTAATATTGCTTTAATCGATCGCCTATCTTCTTTTGAGATAGTATTTATAGaaaccaaattttaaattttattcccaAATTGACTATATCTTTGTCTGAGTTTCagcttattatgtccagcacaGGCAACCACAGATGGGATTGCATTTAGGCAGGTGAACTTACGTAAAACAGAGATGGATACAAAGACTATGGATTTAAAGATGTCTATGaaagtagcgtagcttgccaaAGAGGAtccctatatctaaatttgttggggGCCCTTCAGGACAGTGtgaacttttgggcgcctgctcagtttaatgtaggtatgagCCTCAAAGCTCGGGGACCCATATCACTGATACGGCGAATACAGCGGTAGCTATGCCCCTGATCTATGGATTAGAAATTCATTACCTCTTTATAGTCCTCAATCAAATTATCACCAATACTAAAAACAAGTAAGTTTTGTAGAGTATCCATGTTTTCcaatttccttattttattgTGGAACAACGTCAGCACTTCTAGATTAACAAGTTCATCGAGGTTTTCTATCTTTTCGATCTTATTAAAAGACAAATCTAGTTCATTTAGACCtttcaataattctaaattTTCGATCCTTTCTATCAGATTATGGGCTAGAGTTAATTTTCTTAGCGACTTTAGCATCCAGAGGTGATCTATTCTCAATATATTTTGGAACTCTAGGCGTACTATGGGCGCCTCGTCTAAATGAACGCCTTCTTCTGCGAACAGTCTACCTGCTTCTTCAGTCGGACCTGGTATCACAAACAAAATTGTCTACATATAGGTATCTATCGTGTAAATTAAcacttaatttgtttatatttgaaactaAGTATCAAATCTCAATAACAGTAAATTAGGGCGTAAATTCTTTCACGATCGATCGAAAGTTATCGATTGAAATCATTATTCTAagaataacattattaatagaGCTATTTTTCCTAATACGAAAAttctaagaaaaaaatgtttcacaTATTATCAAAGCAAAGACGATTAAGGACAATAGAGACTGGAGTTATTCGCATCTCCAACAATTAAAAGTAAATCTACTTAGGGCAGGGCCTATTTtacaatgttcaagtaaatgttATCAGTCAGATACATCGATATATTTACTACGTACTACGTCAGATAAGTATAGGCGATTATGTGTTTCACCAGttccaagtaaattttatttaaaattatatctaatgtagataatattaattttattaccatttatttgagaaGATAAATTAGAGTGTGACTTGTATTCGGTCGGCTATTATGTGATGACTAGCAATTACTCAGTTGTGGAACATGTTACGTGTAGTTAGATCTCTCCGCATACACGTGTTTCTTACTTTTTtgtttagatataatttatttgagcgCTTGGCTTTGCACTAGGTCcctctatattatattcaatgatTAGAGTTTACTCAGACATTATAAATAGGCCTTAAATGACCTTAATAGGCATAAACTaggctaaaataaaataaaaatattaccatacTCTAATATGCATCTTATAAGCATTGCATTATCAATAACACCAGGCTCTATGTCTGGATGTATAATAAGACTGTTTAAGGATTTTTTCTCCGTCATTATTTTCTTCGTAAATAAGaggatttcaattattttatcacaGTATTGTggttttgataatataattactggTTGTCATGTAAACCGTAAAACGTCACCAAATACCAATAAAcatggcaataaataaaatgtcacaaACAAaggatatttattatgtaaaaagacaagaatatctataatattatttgtttacagtGATAACATTATTGcgttctaaattaaaatatgtctacagctcagaataagaacaagcatagaaggaatctaaattactctcatatacttatcctattttttcaaataggccaaaaccgttgaaaagaacgagacaaatattatgttgctaaggtcggcttgcgtacactttaaaataaccaaatggttacctttggtcctctttatgatgccgaattaaaaagcaaataaaatgtcaaatgtgcccacttgccaacctcaaaacaatgtcacaaacgcgcccacacaatttagttacgttatacttcagcgcgtgcttttcaaaagtggctacatgttttgtaatatttttgttgttaattttaataaatacacagtgctgtttaaataaaatatagccctacgaacaagcaatggcctgcgttattgtgggatgaaaatctcattcttctcgtaaagaaaatgaaactgaaatcatcagcttccatcggtgagtaaacaaaaaacccaatatattttcttaaaccctctacataagtgcaaaaagtgttattaattatactttattatgctgtagtcatattataatctgctgttggccattcgatacagtaattattaagtatttttcatttttaccaatttacgtagtcgagTTCAATAATGTTGtgtgcatattctgtcgataacatagatgttagtatattgtagtttactattttgcataaattgccttttacttacaatatacggtggtgtagtggtaaaagccacttggaaaccgtgcgcgaaggctgaggtcgaggaaactatctgattttcatagtgtgtttcatacaatgtgtttcattgcagattccccaaaGATGATGTTATGAGGAAAAAATGgatcccaattggcattggaaaaaacagcaccgtgtttgttCTAAGCATTTcagcaaagttttattaacattgaaataagttatcaaacatatgtgacatgaatgataccgctgtgttttaattttactgtcccattttagtagcttctgtcaaatcacacctcttgggtatcttttaatccctaagaaagtcagaaaagaacagaaggggTGCTGGCTTTTTCCTAGACGAAATTCttgccgatttcttgtttgttacttacagcggtttccattccttccgaaatttttaacatttgcttaatttaataatcaaaatgctaaaccatttttgtgtgaatgacatttcggaaggcatgaaaactgctgtaaatagcaaatgataattggacaaaatttagttcgaagaaagccggtagttccattgtttatgtaatttaacagcttcttaacgagtgcttttatatacccagacttcttctggtacttgaataccaaatcagggttttgatatcttttttagcctttatctaaattAGCAGCAATTTGCagcggtttgtagttgactgaccgaaaagtgtttattttagcaggtctgtgaatttaccatagccgatagataacgcatctatcgatatcgataagatgtcagaaaggatcgcaacacaattaaatttcttgctgtcaaagacagagtacactcaaatgtcatagtgttacttctatgcttgtcattgttctgaggtctACAGATCTTGATTTTAAATAACCCGCTATTACACATTCGTTCTGAAATTTCAAGATATGTACCCAAGAGTATATACCTAATAATGTTGcgtaaaagttttataaagtaTATCAACGTTCAATAAAACTCATAGTAAGATTATTGtcatattcttaataaaatacatattaagttTAAGATATAGACGTAGGTATGTCAATGTTAGTgtttaataagttaataaaattatttttgaacgACTTTCCTTTGACATttgtagcatatttttttattgctacgtAAAAAATGTTACTTGTCGTTGAGGTAAATCGAAAAAAGACATTTTACCGTTGAAAATACAAgtgctaaaaataattaaagtaacaaCTACAATACctagtttaaaaattttactttatcGTCCATTTACTTAGAATTGATCGATATGCCATAAccgtttttatttatcacagtatttgtataaattacgCGATGATAAATGCGAAATAAACATTTGCCCGGGTAGTGCGTATAGTAACCGGCAACACCAAAGTTTCAGTGACAAGTGAAATCGGTGAAatcattttgataaatattcgaTAATTTTGCAAAAATGTCCTTTTTTGGGGTAGGGAATCCATTTTCTACGCCGGTGGGTCAAAAAATAGGTGAGTTCGCAGGAAAAACGTTTAATAATCGtgcaacaattttattaaatgttccGTGGTTTTGGTACATTTTCCTTTTTGTTGCgcactagaaaaaaatattttctctttgttGTAATGTCACGGTCTCGTTCCGTCGGGTAAAATTCCACAAATTTACAAGCAtagttattttcaagaaattatGATTGTGAAATACGCAATCGATAGTTGAGCCGGTGTtaattattttgacccttatATTGGCTGTGTGTTACGCGGACTACTTGGTTACAGAACAAGCCACAGATGGCTCGTTACCGTCGGAAAACTGGGCACTTAACATGGAAATATGTGACATCATCAATAGCAGCACTGATGGACCAAAAGATGCCATCAAAGCCATCAGGAAACGTCTGACCATGAGCGCAGGAAAGAATTACACTGTTGTTATGTACACTTTGACTGTGTTGGAGACATGTGTCAAGAACTGTGGCAAGTCGTTCCACACCCTGGCTTGCAACAAGGAGTTTATATCGGAACTGGTGAGTGATacctttttctttattacttcTCATTTGATACTTCGCACCATTACAAGGACCTATGTTTTACTTATGTAgggaaaatgaaaaaaatttcatgttggtaaaaatttgtcaaaatatttatttgtggttccccctttatttatttttcagtattATTCCAAATTTGCATTGAGAAAGTCACAGAATaatgttatatgtattattCAATTTTTCCTAAAAAGATTGTtgtagaaccttgtaatagtgaaccagTGTTTGTTTACGGCTGAATTGTGCTATCTTTGTTCCCCATAGCCATATACTTTGATGAAACAAGAACATAAGTAcatacttaaatgtttttataggtAGTTTCAAGACAATAGCCACCAAAATAGATAAAGTTAataccattataattattaaacatttgttCACATTAATAATCTGTCATGACCACAAATGACTTAGTGTCTAATATATTTATCAGTCATTAAGTCGCAATCAATATGATACAGTAAAGAAATCCTTAGTAGGGGCTAGGTCCAATGTCCTTGTCATACAATTTTGACCAAAAATTAGCTGCATTTTATTTGCTGGAAATATATGTAGCATTTTGCTAATGAATATCTCaaacatttattcatttattaatgagCAATGCTTcagtatgtaataatataattgcttaaacatgaataattttgttttaaaactatttattagtCATACAAACTTATTCATGCACACAGTTGTGATTTAATATGTAAATCCTAATTTgcagcaatatttgaaatagaagacaggttttattaaaaacaatcttTAACACACAGAGGAAGctaatgaaaataattgatAGCTTTAGAAACACATTCTCCAATTAGAATGGCTAAATATATTACTTCATACTTAGAAAAACTCTCATATTTTATATGACGTGTTTAGTaactacaaatattatttaaatatattcaaaaatataatatggagGCTCCGTGGTCATcttggaatataatattatgcaaagaGGATGCATTATGCATCTCATCTGTATTTATAGGTCAGTATTAAATAACTAGAAAGAAAAAGCAACCAA containing:
- the LOC115440034 gene encoding dynein regulatory complex subunit 3 isoform X1, producing MTEKKSLNSLIIHPDIEPGVIDNAMLIRCILEYGPTEEAGRLFAEEGVHLDEAPIVRLEFQNILRIDHLWMLKSLRKLTLAHNLIERIENLELLKGLNELDLSFNKIEKIENLDELVNLEVLTLFHNKIRKLENMDTLQNLLVFSIGDNLIEDYKEMIYLRKFRKLRSVSFKGNPCCDDPMTYHFLKASLTRVTYLDYKTVSEEERENGRGLFRLMLRKLDEADEKTEKERIAKEEYEARVEFYALSFVEYLSGPELIESMFDKDPDGTLLLKIGGELNGFYEQYKEQYVETMAGLVEFAQEAYNARQHEIKLFKDLVDNALEESVKKSKLVIEEFESKKKPLADQMNELITKFTTKQATIEQLEQTLVDLGETFNEVLYQLWKSLMTIEMQLYEQCEESRVQFAVNMTEMVTKLLEVSRNAFGAWREHEGVWTMRQIEALTKLLGNKILLGDAPPELFEAMMDRDMMMNLVAQSSDNHLRFIDAREDLLMTRANKWRDDLVQGTNDNEIKRNRDRILEINFFIDNQREDWTDMQMGLTETVDPETAALLGEDF